One window from the genome of Dermacentor albipictus isolate Rhodes 1998 colony unplaced genomic scaffold, USDA_Dalb.pri_finalv2 scaffold_28, whole genome shotgun sequence encodes:
- the LOC139052616 gene encoding uncharacterized protein: MAYEVNGHDMSPEDFTADAGWTIVAPRPTLKVGTVGTTRGGAQAFGARARALKAAKGQPLSAAAHSSTVVVVSHSIEPPRLHDYWIRRHLNLGGRSRTVVAAVSLPAVRMKQLHNRRSVASHQFPFSAIEVLDAFLPVLHPVTDHSNDLGRIVTQEEVRLAPSQM, encoded by the exons ATGGCATACGAAGTCAATGGCCACGACATGAGCCCGGAAGACTTCACCGCAGACGCTGGGTGGACTATCGTGGCGCCGCGCCC GACGCTGAAAGTCGGAACGGTCGGAACTACGCGCGGAGGAGCACAAGCCttcggagcgcgcgcgcgtgcgttgaaAGCCGCAAAGGGGCAGCCATTGTCAGCGGCGGCGCATTCTTCTACCGTGGTTGTTGTTTCTCACAGCATTGAACCCCCAagactccacg attactggatacgccgtcacttgaacctcggcggccggagcag gactgtggttgcggccgtttcgttgccagctgtgaggatgaagcagcttcataaccggagatcagtcgcctcccatcagtttcccttttcagcaatagaggtctTG GATGCCTTTCTACCGGTGTTGCATCCTGTGACTGACCACTCCAACGATCTCGGCAGAATCGTCACGCAG